The genomic segment CCTGCTTGTGAAAAAGCCAGACCGGATTTCCCTCCAGGCTGGGCGGTTGTTCCCACCAGCCGTTTTTCTCGATCAAATCCTTCCGCCCATCGCCGTTCACATCCCCCACACCCATGCCATGGGTGAACTTATGGTAATTGTTGTTGGGTGAAATCGGACGCCACGACCACGTCTTGCTCGGATCACTCCAATCGGGCTCAGCATACCCATACGCTCCCTTGGAACTGCACACGATCTCAGGACGCCCGTCCCCCGTGATGTCGGTGAACGTGGGGGACTCGTTATCCGTCACAGCAAGCACCACATGCTTCTTCCAATGTCCGCGCGCTCCACGCGGATTCTCATACCAACTCGAAGCCTCGCCCGGAAAACCTAGAATGAGGATATCCGTCCAACCGTCCTGGTTGAAATCGTAAGTGAATGCGAAGAAATTATCCGAATAAGCGTTGTTCGACCCCAGCGCCCCCTCAAAACCCGAGATGGTTTCCTCCGCCCCGCTCGCCCCCTTCTTCTTGAAACTCCTCGTCGCGGGGTAGAATTCGTGCCATCTCTGAAAATTCGGCCCCTCATACCAATAGGGTCCGCTCACCAAATCCATTTTGCCGTCCCGGTTAAAATCACCGAAACTCGCGCCTTCACACCAGAATTTGTCGGACAATTGCGTCTTCTTAAAGCTGTGAACCGTGAATGGAGCGGCCACGGTCGCTCCGCACAAGGACACGATCCATCCGATGCAAACCAGGGATTTCATGGCCCAGTTCTAGGCAGCCTCCCACCGGGGGTCAAGGCATTCAGACACCAACTCCAAGGAGAAACCTGCCAGGACTCCACATGAACACCTCCGGCAAAAAATCCCGCCATCAGAACATACCTTGGACACGAGTGTCCCATTCTTGGACATCCTCTTCGGTGGGATGAGGCTTCGTGAGCCTAAAAACCGGGGATTTGCATGGATTTCGGCTGCTTTTTCGCTCCACCCCTCGGCTGGCACGACCGATGCTTAACGTGAAGTATGACAACCATCGTCTTGGTGCTAGCCACGATCTGGGCGGGGGGAGCGATCCTGTTCTTCGCCGCACTCGGCTTGGCCGCCAAGAGACCGATGCCAATGCCTGAGACGGGCGATTTCATCGAACCCGCCGCTGCAAGCGCGGATTCCAACGGAGCCTTCGCGGCACACGCTCCCGCACCGTCGTCTCATCCGCTCATAGCCACGGCCTCCCGCTGTTAAGCCGGCCAAATGGATTTCCCTGAAAAGCCGGATGAACGTCGGCTCTTCAGAAACATTTTCTGGTTTGGTTAAGGGAGTTCGGATCGAAGCGCCATCCGCTATTGCGACTGACTTTCCGCACCGTCGCGCTCCAAACACGCCGGAGCGCGGCCGTGTCGCAGACCAGCCGCAGCAATGCCAGAACATCAAGACGCACCAGGTTCCCCCAGCCACCCCGCATTGGCGTAACCCCTAAAACGGCCATTGCCCTTCATGAACCTTGGCAAGGTCCTGGCGATGATCACCAGGCCCATCAAGGGTCGGCCCCGGGATAAGAACGCGAAGTTTGCGCGCCATGCCCGGAGAGTCGCCTGCGCCGCTCACCTTTGTTCCGAACCGCTCCCCTGACGCTCCTCCCCACATCCCAGCCTGGCACCACAATCGGAGCAAAACTTCGCTCGATCTTCGGCGAGAAATCCGCAACGCCCGCAGCAATGGCCTCCACCCTTCGTCCTCCGGTGAATGATCAGGTTCCGAATGTAGGGAATCCACGTGAAACCGTAGGCGAAGATGAAAACCGAGTCGCGCTGATAAACAAGGGCATACGCCAGCAAGCAAAGCGAGCCGATCAAACTCAGCCACCAGAATGCCTGCGGCACCACCACTCTTCCCTTCCTTTCCGTGGCATACCACTGCACAAAAAACCGCGCGGAAAAAACGGCGTTGCCCACCCAGCCCAGCACCTTCCATGGATGCCATTCGATGCCGAGAAACTTTCCGTCAAACCAAAGCCAGTCCATGTCGTCGCTCCCTAAGTCCTGTTCCCACTCCCACCCTCCCAGCCCGCCAACCCACACTCTCGCAACAACACCACCAGGCGATCGACATCTTCACGCCGGTGAGCCGCTGAAAAGCTGACCCGCAGCCTCGCCTTCCCCCGCGCGACTGCAGGATAACGAATCGCCGGAACCCACACGCCCCGCCCCCAAAGTTCTTGAAACGCCGACATCGCACGCGCTTCCGACCCCAGGATCAGGGGCCACACCGGACTGGCTTCACCGGGGCGCGGTTTTCCCGTCTCCCTTTCGAAAAGCCGAATGCGATCTCTCAAGGCTTCACGCAAAGCATCGCCCTCGGCGGACCGGACAATCCGCAAAGCTTCCAGCGCCGCAGCACAAGCGGAGGGTGCGGGGGCAGTGGAAAAGATAAAGGTTCGGGCCTGATTGATCAAATACTCCACCAATCGAGATGAACCGGCGACGAATCCTCCCGAGCTACCCAAGGCCTTGCCCAAAGTGCCCATCTGAATGGGAATACGTCCGCCTAACCCCAAAGCCTGCACCAACCCCGACCCGCCTTTCCCCATCACGCCGCCGGCATGCGCCTCATCGACCATCAACCAAGCGCCATAGCGCTCCGCCAGATCCGTCATCTCCCTCAGCGGCGCGACATCGCCATCCATGGAGAACAACGATTCCGTGACCACCATTAAATTTCCCTCCTCACCATCCGGACCCTTTCCCCGTTCCGAAATCCAGCTCCGTGCCCACGACAGCTTCGCCTCCAGATCCGCCAAATCATTGTGGCTGAACACGCGCAATTGCGCCCGGCTCAAGCGAGCTCCGTCAATCAAACTGGCGTGAGCCAACCGGTCCACCAACACCACGTCCCCCATCCCCAGAAGCGCGCCAAGCGTCCCCAAGGCAGCAGCCATGCCGGATCCAAAGACCAACGCGTCCTCCGCTTCTTTCCACTCCGCCAACGCTCGTTCCAATTCAACATGCACAGGCAATGTTCCGCAGATCAGCCGGGAAGCACCTGAGCCCACGCCATAGCGTTCGGAGGCTCGAGCCGACGCTTGCCCTAACCGCGGATCCCCGGCCAGCCCCAGATAATCGTTCGAGGCGAAGCAAAGGGTCTCCTCGCCCTCCACTCGCACTTGGCGTCCAATCGGAAAATCATGCGGACGCAACTTCCGCTTCAGTTGCGACGCTTCTAACCTGTCCAATCGCCGCTGCAAGAAAGGGTCGAGCGAATTCATCCTGCTCCCTCCTCGCGCCAGTGCCAACGTCCGCCGACCATCGTTCCGAAAACATCACCTCGATGATGGACCAAACTCTCCGCGGCCTCGGCCGGTTTCCCACGAAACGGAATCACCGCCGAATCGGCGTTGGATCCCCTGTGCAACGAACCCAATCGGCCCATGAAACCCAGGACCTCCGCCGGACGTTCCCAAACCATCCTCAACAGTTCAGCGGGATCTCCAACCGGCCCACCGCCTCGCATGACGCGTAATTCTTCCAGGAGATTCAGATTCACGCATTCGCCCGCCCTGATGCGAACACTGGCCAAGCTGTCCGTCCCCACCACCACGCGAACACCCGCGTTCCGTAGTCGCTCCAGCGGGAAAGGATCATGTCTGAAATACGCGTGACTGCGAGGGCAGTGCACGACCGTCACCCCTCGCAAGGCCAGGAGTTCATCGTCGCTTGGACCCAAATAATTCGCGTGGGCAACCCACGTGGCGGGACTCAACGCACCGAGTTGATCGGCCCGTCTGACCGGACTGGCCGGGACTTCCCTTGCGATCCTCCTCCGCTCGCCCAGCCAAGCATGGAGGGGACCCCGCTGTTCGGCGAACATCTCGAATTCCTCCCGGGACTCCGCGACATGCAGAGAAAGCGGCCAAGCATTGAAACGTGCCGCCCCCGCCGCCTCCAGCATGACGTCGGAGCTCGTGGAATAGAGCGCGTGCGGCGCAAGCCCCGGAAAAACATTCAGAGCGCCTCCGACCGCGGCGAACCGCCCTTTCCATTCTTCCACCGCCGCGCGCACCATGCCGGACGCCTCCTCGCTCTCCCCGTATCCCAGCACTTCCAGGCAACTGAGCACGCGGATCGGTGTGCCGTGCCACACTTCCGGTGTCAGGGCCGGAACCGATTCCATATCGACCACGGTAGTCACGCCCGCGCGAAGAAGCATCTCCGCTCCCCGCCGCCAGGCCTCCCCATAAGCTTGGAACGAAGTCTCCGACTTCAAGCGAACGATGCTTTTAATCCAACCGGTGAAGGATTCGGGCGGAGCGAGTTTCCCAGCAAATCCGGTGTAATCCAGGTGGCAATGGCTGTTGATGAATCCCGGGAACAGCAGCACCTCGCCCAAATCCTCAACTTGGCCCTTCCTCCCCCAGGGCCTCGCGAGGTCAGCCCAGCGCCCCGCCTCCATCACCCGCCCTTCGAGGATCACCACCGCGCCGTCCTCAATGACTTCCCCGGCGGAAAGCATGAGGCACCTCGATCGAAGTGCCCGCGCCCTGGGGGGCGGAACTGGCCCCGCCTCGTCCCTCGAAGACTTTCCGGGATTGATCAATTCATTTTCGAGGCAAAGCTTGCAACGCGGACGCGCGGGGTGCTTGAAGCGATCCTCTCGCCGGACCCGAGCCGCGCTATTCCGCCGCGGCCTCCTGCCTCCTCCGTTTGGACTTGGAGGCTTCCGAATGACGGCGCGCTTTGAGCTTGGAATGCCGCTTGCGCAATTGTTGCTCGATTTTTTTCGTGACGCGATCGATCGCGGCGTAAAGATCACTCTCGCGGTCCTCGGCAAACAGATCCGGGCCGCTCACCCCGAGCCTCATGGAGCATCCAAAAGCCCGCTCGGGCGTGCGCGTATGATCGTGTTCCAAAGTGACCCGGACCTCCACGGCTCGCTGGTCCAAATGCTCCAGTTTGTCGATGCGCGTCAGCACGTGATCCTCGATGGCTTTGGTCAAGG from the Verrucomicrobiota bacterium genome contains:
- a CDS encoding VCBS repeat-containing protein, which encodes MKSLVCIGWIVSLCGATVAAPFTVHSFKKTQLSDKFWCEGASFGDFNRDGKMDLVSGPYWYEGPNFQRWHEFYPATRSFKKKGASGAEETISGFEGALGSNNAYSDNFFAFTYDFNQDGWTDILILGFPGEASSWYENPRGARGHWKKHVVLAVTDNESPTFTDITGDGRPEIVCSSKGAYGYAEPDWSDPSKTWSWRPISPNNNYHKFTHGMGVGDVNGDGRKDLIEKNGWWEQPPSLEGNPVWLFHKQAFGTGGAQMYAYDVDGDGWNDVITSLAGHGYGLAWYQQVRTGAEIQFKEHIFMNKEPRENRYGVQFSQLHAIDLVDVDRDGLLDIVTGKRFWAHGRTGDPEPNAPAVLYWFKLSRNKKTGVDFIPYLIDDDCGVGTQVVVRDANGDGLPDIVVGNKKGTFFLAQEMRKVSIKQWEAAQPKVLH
- a CDS encoding amidohydrolase family protein → MLSAGEVIEDGAVVILEGRVMEAGRWADLARPWGRKGQVEDLGEVLLFPGFINSHCHLDYTGFAGKLAPPESFTGWIKSIVRLKSETSFQAYGEAWRRGAEMLLRAGVTTVVDMESVPALTPEVWHGTPIRVLSCLEVLGYGESEEASGMVRAAVEEWKGRFAAVGGALNVFPGLAPHALYSTSSDVMLEAAGAARFNAWPLSLHVAESREEFEMFAEQRGPLHAWLGERRRIAREVPASPVRRADQLGALSPATWVAHANYLGPSDDELLALRGVTVVHCPRSHAYFRHDPFPLERLRNAGVRVVVGTDSLASVRIRAGECVNLNLLEELRVMRGGGPVGDPAELLRMVWERPAEVLGFMGRLGSLHRGSNADSAVIPFRGKPAEAAESLVHHRGDVFGTMVGGRWHWREEGAG
- a CDS encoding 8-amino-7-oxononanoate synthase, with the translated sequence MNSLDPFLQRRLDRLEASQLKRKLRPHDFPIGRQVRVEGEETLCFASNDYLGLAGDPRLGQASARASERYGVGSGASRLICGTLPVHVELERALAEWKEAEDALVFGSGMAAALGTLGALLGMGDVVLVDRLAHASLIDGARLSRAQLRVFSHNDLADLEAKLSWARSWISERGKGPDGEEGNLMVVTESLFSMDGDVAPLREMTDLAERYGAWLMVDEAHAGGVMGKGGSGLVQALGLGGRIPIQMGTLGKALGSSGGFVAGSSRLVEYLINQARTFIFSTAPAPSACAAALEALRIVRSAEGDALREALRDRIRLFERETGKPRPGEASPVWPLILGSEARAMSAFQELWGRGVWVPAIRYPAVARGKARLRVSFSAAHRREDVDRLVVLLRECGLAGWEGGSGNRT